The sequence ATTGCTGGAGTACTTGGCTTTGGAACGTTAGCACTGTTGAATTGGAAATTCTTAGAAGTATCTCAATCAGATAAAATTAAAATCAGTGTTTTGACGGGAATCTGGTTTATTCTAGCTTTGTTCTAAGATTCCGTTGTTTTTAAAAAACCTGTGGTGGATTCAATTGCTGCAGGTTTTTTTGTACTCTTTCTTGTTAAAATAAGAGTAAATGACTGTAAGAAGGTAAATATAATGACACCTTATGAGCAAGTGAAATCTAAATTAGATGAATTAAATATTTCCTATGACATGGTCGAGCATCCTCCAGTTTATACGACTGAAGAAGCGGATAAGTATATCGAAGGTAAGACTGGAATTCGAACTAAATCGCTCTTTTTGACTGATAATAAGAAACGCCGATATTATTTAGTTTTTATGGATGATGATAAAAGACTTGATATGAAACGTTTTGCGGAAATTATTGGTGAAAAGCATCTGAAATTTGCTTCCGAAAAATTATTAATGGAAAAACTTGGCTTGAAACCAGGATTTGTTTCGATTTTTGGATTGTTGAACAACGCTCAAAAGGATGTCCAAGTTTATTTTGAAAAGGATATTGTTGGTGATATTCCATTGACCTTTCATCCAAATGACAATACTAAAACGATGTTTATCAAGATGAATGATTTGCAGAAATTTTTAGATAGTTTAGGCTTTGGTTATCAAGTAGTGAGCATTTAATTAGGAGGGATTTTTATGGATAATAAAAAAATCGTTATTGTAGGTGGAGTTGGCGGTGGTGCATCAGTTGCTGCCAGAGTGCGTCGTTTAGATGAATTTGCAGATATTACGATGTTTGAAAAAGGTCCTAATGTTTCTTTCTCAAATTGTTCCTTGCCATATCATTTGAGTGGTGTGATTCCTAATGCTGATGATATTGTTTTGAAAACACCAGAACAATTCAAAAATCAGTACAACATTAAAGCAGTAGTCAATTCAGAAGTGATTTCGGCTGATCCCCAAAATAAAATTGTTCAAGTTAAAAATGTCAAAACAGGTGAAGTTACGAAATATGCTTATGACGAATTAGTGTTATCTCCCGGAGCTAAGCCAATTATGCCGACTACTATTAAAGGCATTGATAATGAAAATGTCTTCTCAGTTAGAAATGTCGTTGATATTAAAAAAATTCAAAAATATTTAACTGATAAAAAAG comes from Companilactobacillus pabuli and encodes:
- a CDS encoding prolyl-tRNA synthetase associated domain-containing protein, with protein sequence MTPYEQVKSKLDELNISYDMVEHPPVYTTEEADKYIEGKTGIRTKSLFLTDNKKRRYYLVFMDDDKRLDMKRFAEIIGEKHLKFASEKLLMEKLGLKPGFVSIFGLLNNAQKDVQVYFEKDIVGDIPLTFHPNDNTKTMFIKMNDLQKFLDSLGFGYQVVSI